The genomic region CTAGGCGTCGGCGGCGGCGCGGCGCGAGCTCTCGACCCAGGCGTCGAGGGTGTCGCGGGCCCGGCCCTCGTCGATCGAGCGGGCGGCGGCCTCGAGCCCGTCGGGCAGGCTGATGGCGGCGTCGGCGGCGACCAGGGCGGCCGCGGTGTTCAGCAGCACCATGTCGCGGGCCGGGCCACCGTGGCCGGCCAGGACCTCCTTGGCGATGGCGACGTTGCGGTCGACGTCCCCGCCGAGCAGGTCCTCGCGCTCGGCGGCGGCCAGGTCGAGCTCGACCGGGTCGACCACCAGCTCCCGGACCCCGTCGGCGCTGACGTCCAGCACCGTCGAGGTGGTCGTGGTGGTCAGCTCGTCGAGGCCGTCGTGGCCGTAGAACACCAGGGCGTGGTGGACGCCGGTGCGGCGCAGCACCTCGGCCATGACCGGCGCCATCCGCGGGTCGGCGACGCCCAGCGCCTGGTGGCGGGCCCTGGCCGGGTTGGCCAGGGGACCGAGGAAGTTGAAGACGGTCGGCACGCCCAGCTCGCGGCGGGGCACGGCGGCGTGGCGCATCGCCGGATGGAACACGGGGGCGAAGCAGAACCCGATGTCGGCCTCGCCGATGGTGGCCGCCACCCCCTCGGGGGGCAGGGCGATCGCCACCCCGAGCGCCTCCAGCAGGTCGGCGCTGCCGCAGCGGCCGGAGGCGGCGCGGTTGCCGTGCTTGGCCACCCGCTGGCCGGCGCCGACCGCGACCAGGGCGGCCAGGGTGGAGACGTTGAACGTGCCCGCCCGGTCGCCGCCGGTGCCGCAGGTGTCGAGCAGCGGCCCGGGCACCCGCAGGGGCGCGCCGGCGGCCAGCATGGCCTTGACGAGGCCGGTCAGCTCGGCCGCGGTCTCCCCCTTGATGCGCAGGCCGGTGGCGAACGCGGCGATCTGGGCCGGCGTGGCCTCGCCGGCCAGGATCGAGCCCATGGCCGCGCCGGCCTGGTCCTCGGTGAGGTCCTCACGGCGCAGGAGCGGCCCCAGCACGGTGGGCCATGCGAACAGGTCGGACACGGCGAGCTCCCGGTCACATCGATGCTGTAGGGGCCAAGCCTAATCGACTCGCGCAATGCCGGGCGCACCGTCAGGACGCCGCCGCGCCGGCGAGGTCCAGGCCGGCTGGCGGTGGCGCCTGGGCGTCGTGGCCGCTCGCCGGCGTGGGGACGGGCCCGGCGCCGGCGGGGATGGCGCCGGGGAGCATGGCCCGGGTGAGGGCGGCCTGGTGGCGGGCGGCCGCGGCCCGCCGGCGGTCGCCCAGGGACGCCCAGGCCTGGGCCTCGTCGAGGGCGAGCTGGAGGGCGGCGGCGCTGGCCGGCGGGGCCAGGTCCGGGCCGGCCCGGGCCAGCTCGGCCGCCTCCCGGAGGCGGCCGTCGGCCCGCGCCCACGAGGCCAGCGAGCCGACGGCGCGGGCGGCGAGCTCGGCGTGGCCGGCCTGCTCGGCCAGGCGGTAGGCGGCGTCGCGGTTGGCCTCGGCCGCCTCCCGCTCGCCGGCGTCGAAGTAGAGCTCGGCCAGCAGCGCCGACAGCCATCCCGCGGCCACCAGCAGCCGCCGCCGGTGCCCGAGGGTCAGCCGTCCCGCCAGGAGGCGCCCGACGTAGCGCCGCCGGCCCCGCACGACCGGGATGAGCAGCTCCGGGGGCGTCCTGGCGGCGGCCTCGCGCAGCCGCTCGAGCGCCCGCTCGATCTCCTCCAGCGTTCCCGGCCCGGCCTCGGACGCCTCCGCCTGCCTGGCCACCTCCATCGCCTCGACCAGCGCGCCCACGCCGTCGCGAGGCGGCCGGTCCGGCGGCACAGGCCGCGCGCCGCGGGCCCGCCCGCCATCCGGCGCCAAGCCGTCCGACCCACCGTTGTCCGGCACCTCGGCGCCCGCGGAGGCGCCGGGCCCACCGGCCGGCGGCGAGGTGGCGGGCCCAGCGGCCGCCTGGGAGACGGCGGGCCCAGCGGCGGTCGTGAGGGACCAGAGGGCCAGGAGCACGCCGTCGGCGGCGAGGGCGTGGTCGCAGCGTTCGATCAGCTCGCGGGAGGGGCGGACGGCCGCCCGCTCGACCGCGCCGACGTACGAGCCGTCGTAGCCGGTCAGGCGACCGAGGCCGGCCTGGGACAGGCCCTGGAGGGTGCGGAGGCGGCGGAGGAGGGCGCCGAGGCAGGCGGCGGACGACGCGCCGGGGTCGAGGGCCCGCGCCGCGGGCATCGACGGCCTCCTCTCGCATGCGAATGAATGCGAACGGGTGCGAAGGTTCATGCGAAGGCGAAACCTTCGCACCCCAACCCCTGGACACCCGCACCGGGCAACGTCACCTTGTCGGCCGAAGCGTCCGAGGGACGCGGAACGTACCAGGCGGCAGCGACAAAGGAGGATGTGACCGGTGCGGGTGTTCGTGGTGGTCCTCGTCGCGCTGGTGGTGGTCCTGGCGGTCCTCACCGAGCTGTGCCTGCTGCAGGCGGCGACGCTGCGCCGGAAGGTCCGGGCGGCCCTTCCTCCCGAGGACGACACCGAGGAGGGCCGCTGAGCGGTCCGGGGGCCGTCGCGACGTGGGCTCCGTCACGGCGCGCCCCCGGCCACCCCGGGGCGGGACGGTCAGGCCGGCTGGGGCTCGTTGGGGAGGGTGTCGGCGACCGCGGCGACCACGGCCGAGCGGTCGAGCTGGAGGCGGCCGTCGACCATCGACTGGAGCTCGCCGAGGGAGCGGACCAGGGCGCCGTGGGCCTCGAGGATGCGGGCGGCGACCCCGGGGGCGATGGTGGCGTAGGAGGGGGCGAACGCGAACCCGCAGAAGGGGCAGCGGAAGCCGTCGCTGGGCTGGAGGAGCTGGTCGAGGAGGAGCTCGCGGCGGCACGACCCGCAGTGGGCGGGGATGCTCACGAGGTCGCTCCTTCCAGGGTGGCCTCGCCCTGCTCCTCCTCGAGGAGCTGGCTGGCCACCTGGGCCAGGGCGAACGGGTCGACGGGCCGGTTGACGAGAGCGTCGGCGCCGGACCAGCGGCCGAGCCACTCGTCCTGGACCCGGTCGAGGATGAGGATGACCGGGCAGGCGGTCTCGGGCCGCGCCTTGAGGTCGCGGGTCAGGCCCAACCCGCCGTAGGGGGTGACCGAGACGTCGGCCACCACCAGGTCGGGCTGGCGGGCCTCGGCGATGACCAGGGCGTCGTTGCCGTTGGCGGCCTCCAGGAACGAGACCTCCTCGCCGGACAGCTCCAGGCGCTCCAGGGCGAGGGCGAGCCGCTCGCGGAAGCCTGGGTCGTCGGCGACCAGCAGGATCTGGATCACGGGCGCTCCCGTTCTGCTCGGGTGAGCATCCAATCGGTGAAGGTGAACACCAGGGATGGATACCACGTCCCGTCCCGCCGGATGGTGACGACGTATGGCGCCTGGTCCCTGGCGTCCGCCTCGCCGAGGTCGAGGGTGTCGCCGGGGACGACCAGCCGGCCGGCGGTCGGCCGCACCCTGGCCACGCCGTCGGCGATCTGCTCGGTCCGGGTCTGGAGCCCCTCGACGCGGACGCTGCCCGCGGCCGGCATCCCGCCCTTGTGGTCGAGCAGCGGCCGGTAGGCGGCCAGGACGCTCTGCTCGGCGGGCGAGAGCTGGTCGAGCACCGCCTTCGGGTCGCGGCCGGCGGCGGCGACCAGGTCACGGACGGCCGCCTCGGGTGAGGAGGCGCCGGGGGCGGCCTGCTGGCCGGTGGCCGCGAGCTGGTCCCAGTCGGGCTCGCCGGCGGCGGCGGCGAGGCGGGCGTGCTCGGCCACCGAGGCGAGCAGCGAGACCCGCCAGCGGTCCTCGGCCCGGACCGCGACCATCCGCAGGCCGCTGATCCGTCCCCTTGACTCGTCGATCAGGCGGCGGTTGACCTCGGCGACCGGCAGCTCCAGCTTGGTCCCGTTGGCGTCCCGGCCCCCGACCGTGCCGCCGGCCAGCTCGACCACGGCGACGTCGGCGCCGCCGAGGGCGGCGAGCCGCCGGAAGCGGATGTCGCGGGCGGTGAGCTGGAGGCCGGACAGCGGCTTGCCGCTCGGACCGGTGATGCGGCCGTCGAGCAGGGCGGTGACCCGGTCGCGGTAGGTGTCGAGGAGCAGGGCCTCCTCGGCCCCGAGGTACCCGGCGGCCCGGTCGAAGTCCTGGCTGCCGAGGGCCGTGAGCAGCCCTTCGGCGGCCGCCTCGGGCGAGGACGCGCCGTCGGCGGTGGCGGCCACCTGGCGGGAGGCGTACAGGCCGACCCCGCCGAACAGCAGCAGCACGGCGATCAGGCCGGCCACCAGGCCGGGGCCGATCCGCCTGCGCCTGGCCGGTGGCGGCGCCGGGGTCCAGGTGGGCACGGTCGGGTGCTCGGTCACGTGGCCGCTCCTTGTCGTCGCGTCCCCTCAAGGA from Actinomycetota bacterium harbors:
- the trpD gene encoding anthranilate phosphoribosyltransferase, whose product is MSDLFAWPTVLGPLLRREDLTEDQAGAAMGSILAGEATPAQIAAFATGLRIKGETAAELTGLVKAMLAAGAPLRVPGPLLDTCGTGGDRAGTFNVSTLAALVAVGAGQRVAKHGNRAASGRCGSADLLEALGVAIALPPEGVAATIGEADIGFCFAPVFHPAMRHAAVPRRELGVPTVFNFLGPLANPARARHQALGVADPRMAPVMAEVLRRTGVHHALVFYGHDGLDELTTTTTSTVLDVSADGVRELVVDPVELDLAAAEREDLLGGDVDRNVAIAKEVLAGHGGPARDMVLLNTAAALVAADAAISLPDGLEAAARSIDEGRARDTLDAWVESSRRAAADA
- a CDS encoding helix-turn-helix transcriptional regulator; protein product: MPAARALDPGASSAACLGALLRRLRTLQGLSQAGLGRLTGYDGSYVGAVERAAVRPSRELIERCDHALAADGVLLALWSLTTAAGPAVSQAAAGPATSPPAGGPGASAGAEVPDNGGSDGLAPDGGRARGARPVPPDRPPRDGVGALVEAMEVARQAEASEAGPGTLEEIERALERLREAAARTPPELLIPVVRGRRRYVGRLLAGRLTLGHRRRLLVAAGWLSALLAELYFDAGEREAAEANRDAAYRLAEQAGHAELAARAVGSLASWARADGRLREAAELARAGPDLAPPASAAALQLALDEAQAWASLGDRRRAAAARHQAALTRAMLPGAIPAGAGPVPTPASGHDAQAPPPAGLDLAGAAAS
- a CDS encoding response regulator, with the protein product MIQILLVADDPGFRERLALALERLELSGEEVSFLEAANGNDALVIAEARQPDLVVADVSVTPYGGLGLTRDLKARPETACPVILILDRVQDEWLGRWSGADALVNRPVDPFALAQVASQLLEEEQGEATLEGATS